The following are encoded together in the Pedobacter steynii genome:
- the map gene encoding type I methionyl aminopeptidase has protein sequence MIIYKTEEEIELMQISALLVSATIAEIAKILRPGLTTFQLDKIAGEFIADQQATPSFLNFHGYPYNITTSVNDAVVHGFPNDTPLREGDIISVDVGVYKNGFHGDHAYTFILGEVDPAILKLVRVTKESLYEGIKEAVVGKRVGDIANAIQVYNENEGYGVVKELVGHGLGRDMHEDPQVPNYGRKGTGIMLKENMVLAIEPMINLGSRHIYTMEDGWTVKTVDGKASVHFEHDVCIKKNKALVLSDYAPIEKAEKANKELNSSYYELV, from the coding sequence ATGATTATTTATAAAACTGAAGAGGAAATAGAATTGATGCAAATTAGTGCATTGTTGGTGAGTGCAACAATAGCCGAGATTGCTAAAATTCTGAGACCCGGATTAACGACCTTTCAACTTGACAAAATTGCTGGCGAATTTATTGCTGATCAACAGGCAACACCTTCTTTTTTAAACTTTCACGGCTATCCATACAATATTACGACTTCGGTAAACGATGCAGTAGTTCATGGTTTTCCAAATGATACTCCGTTGAGAGAAGGGGATATTATCTCCGTAGATGTAGGTGTTTATAAAAATGGTTTTCATGGAGATCATGCTTATACTTTTATTTTAGGTGAAGTGGATCCGGCCATATTGAAACTGGTAAGGGTGACCAAGGAGTCCTTATACGAAGGAATAAAAGAGGCTGTAGTAGGAAAACGTGTAGGGGATATTGCCAATGCAATCCAGGTTTATAATGAAAATGAAGGATATGGCGTAGTAAAAGAACTGGTTGGACATGGACTGGGCAGAGATATGCATGAAGATCCTCAGGTGCCTAATTATGGCAGGAAAGGAACCGGTATCATGTTGAAAGAAAATATGGTTTTGGCTATTGAGCCCATGATCAATTTAGGAAGCAGACATATCTATACGATGGAAGATGGATGGACTGTAAAAACAGTAGATGGTAAGGCATCTGTACATTTTGAACATGATGTTTGTATTAAAAAGAATAAAGCGCTGGTTTTATCGGATTATGCTCCGATTGAAAAGGCAGAAAAAGCAAATAAAGAACTGAATTCATCTTATTACGAATTGGTATAG
- the msrA gene encoding peptide-methionine (S)-S-oxide reductase MsrA, producing MNTEKAILAGGCFWGVEELIRHYPGVISTVVGYTGGDVPNATYRNHGTHAEAIEIEFDPAQLSYRALLEYFFQIHNPTTRNRQGNDIGTSYRSAIFFMDETQQETAITLIAEMEASGVWPGQIVTEVVPVTDFWNAEEEHQNYLQKNPYGYTCHFERPDWKLG from the coding sequence ATGAATACTGAAAAAGCCATTCTGGCTGGCGGATGTTTTTGGGGAGTTGAAGAACTGATCCGGCATTATCCAGGTGTAATTTCAACGGTAGTTGGATACACCGGCGGAGATGTTCCCAATGCAACTTACCGGAATCACGGAACACATGCTGAAGCTATAGAGATCGAGTTTGATCCGGCACAATTGTCCTACCGAGCACTATTGGAGTATTTTTTCCAGATTCATAATCCGACGACAAGAAACAGACAGGGAAACGACATTGGTACTTCCTATCGCTCTGCCATCTTTTTCATGGATGAAACACAACAGGAAACTGCCATAACGCTAATTGCAGAGATGGAAGCTTCTGGTGTATGGCCAGGACAAATTGTAACAGAAGTGGTCCCGGTAACAGACTTTTGGAACGCGGAAGAGGAACATCAGAATTATTTACAGAAGAATCCATACGGATATACCTGTCATTTTGAAAGACCGGATTGGAAACTAGGTTAA
- a CDS encoding helix-turn-helix domain-containing protein produces METRLNIPIRHFAASQTEQDFSLNFGIRSIVNLLAGKDMVQELHRHDFFYILVLEKGAGHHEIDFSPYPVSDHAVFFMRPGQVHQLLLKAESRGYLIHFNEAFYALHDKNSNQLLAKVSHVNHYQLTAERFQKILMILTDAFQEYSNKQERYQEVIKANMKILFIELFRQHQGKALTPVNLYMQEMLEKFLTLLEIHVFEHKQVSQYAELLNLSTYQLNTIAKTMLGKTCSKLIDEYMILEAKRCLLATSGQVNQIAYHLGYEDVSYFIRFFKKHTGFSPESFRQNFS; encoded by the coding sequence TTGGAAACTAGGTTAAATATACCGATAAGACACTTTGCAGCATCACAAACAGAACAGGATTTTTCCCTGAACTTTGGTATCAGAAGTATCGTAAACCTGCTTGCAGGAAAAGATATGGTACAGGAACTTCACCGGCATGATTTCTTTTACATTCTTGTTTTAGAAAAAGGGGCTGGTCATCACGAAATAGATTTCAGCCCTTATCCTGTTTCTGATCATGCTGTTTTTTTTATGCGGCCGGGACAGGTCCACCAACTCCTCTTGAAAGCAGAAAGTAGGGGGTACCTGATCCACTTTAATGAAGCTTTTTATGCACTTCATGATAAGAACTCAAATCAGCTATTGGCTAAGGTCAGCCATGTTAATCATTATCAGTTGACTGCAGAGAGGTTTCAAAAGATATTAATGATACTTACTGATGCCTTTCAGGAATATAGTAACAAACAGGAAAGGTATCAGGAGGTCATTAAAGCAAATATGAAGATTCTCTTTATTGAGCTTTTCCGCCAACATCAGGGCAAAGCTTTAACGCCGGTTAATCTATATATGCAGGAAATGCTGGAAAAATTTCTGACGCTTTTAGAAATCCATGTTTTTGAGCATAAACAGGTGTCCCAATATGCTGAACTTTTGAACTTGTCTACCTATCAGTTGAATACGATCGCCAAAACGATGCTGGGTAAAACCTGTTCAAAACTCATCGACGAATATATGATCCTGGAAGCTAAACGATGCCTGCTGGCAACATCCGGGCAGGTCAATCAAATCGCTTATCATCTGGGCTACGAAGATGTTTCGTATTTCATCAGATTTTTTAAAAAGCATACTGGGTTTTCACCCGAGTCCTTCCGGCAAAATTTCAGCTAA
- a CDS encoding class I SAM-dependent methyltransferase: MTWDEEYKNRWDDRYKEEEYVYGKGPNLFFKEWLQKFEPGTILMPADGEGRNGVFAAQLGWDVTSFDLSAEGKLKALDLAKEKKVNIAYVVGDLEQLSFEKESFDAIGLIYAHFAADKKSRFHRKLNDCLKPGGVVILEAFCKEHLVLNHLDPKVGGPKELEMLLSKEEIIADFANYDILMLGEREIRLNEGKYHIGKGAVLRFVGVKRTDQENLF; encoded by the coding sequence ATGACCTGGGACGAGGAATACAAAAACAGGTGGGACGACCGCTATAAAGAGGAGGAATATGTCTATGGAAAAGGCCCTAATCTATTTTTTAAAGAATGGCTTCAAAAATTTGAACCCGGAACGATATTGATGCCTGCCGATGGCGAGGGGAGGAATGGTGTATTCGCGGCGCAGCTTGGCTGGGATGTAACTTCATTTGACCTCAGCGCAGAAGGCAAGTTGAAGGCTTTAGACCTGGCAAAAGAGAAGAAGGTGAATATAGCATACGTTGTCGGCGACCTGGAGCAGCTTAGCTTTGAAAAGGAATCATTTGATGCAATAGGCTTGATTTATGCGCATTTTGCTGCAGATAAGAAGTCCCGGTTTCATAGAAAACTTAATGATTGCCTGAAACCCGGAGGTGTGGTTATTTTAGAAGCTTTCTGTAAGGAACACCTGGTGTTGAATCATCTTGATCCTAAAGTTGGCGGGCCGAAGGAACTGGAAATGCTGCTCTCTAAAGAAGAAATAATAGCAGACTTTGCAAATTACGATATACTGATGCTGGGGGAAAGAGAAATACGCTTAAATGAAGGGAAATATCATATTGGAAAAGGTGCTGTCTTGAGATTCGTTGGCGTAAAGCGGACTGACCAGGAGAATCTGTTTTAG
- a CDS encoding NIPSNAP family protein yields MVTCHLKYIIDPYQLTAFEAYAKKWIQLVNRFGGQHHGYFMPGEGANNIAFALFSFPSLAAYESYRTKILTDAECLETFRLAEANKCIISYERTFLKPVFE; encoded by the coding sequence ATGGTAACCTGTCATTTAAAATATATTATTGATCCTTATCAATTGACTGCTTTTGAAGCCTATGCTAAGAAATGGATACAACTGGTAAATCGCTTTGGAGGGCAACATCACGGTTACTTTATGCCCGGTGAAGGAGCTAACAATATTGCATTCGCGCTATTCTCATTTCCAAGTCTGGCAGCTTATGAAAGCTATAGAACTAAGATCCTGACCGATGCAGAATGTCTGGAAACTTTTAGACTCGCAGAAGCAAACAAATGTATCATAAGTTATGAGCGTACATTTCTAAAACCAGTATTTGAGTAG
- a CDS encoding phosphocholine-specific phospholipase C: MESRRDFIKKATLLTGALGVAGILPASIQRAMAIDPKVGSTFLDAEHVVFLMQENRSFDHAFGTLKGVRGFNNPRAITLPNQYPVWLQSNKKGETYAPFRLNIKDTKATWMSALPHSWENQVDARNNGRYDGWLEAKRSGHKAYADLPLTMGYYNREDIPFYYSLADAFTVCDHNFCSVLTGTSPNRCFFWTGKIREKQEESSLAHHSNDYIDGSERVSWSTFPERLSKHGVDWKIYQNELSVGVGFEDEEDSWLSNFTDNDMEFFKQYHVKRHPEHLVYLRKAKTELETRLKEKADAKLQEKLQFVSKEIDFLEQNPLEKLTPEQQDLHKRAFVTNRNDPDFHTLETLTYDDNGTQRTTKIPKGDVLHQFRADVDAGKLPTVSWLVAPSNFSDHPGAPWYGAWYLSESIDILTKNPEVWKKTIFILTYDENDGYFDHLPPFVAPNPKDPTSGKISKSLDSSAEYIYKGENSERESSVGLGFRVPMVVVSPWSRGGYVNSQTFDHTSSIQFLEHFLTHKTGKKIYEDNISSWRRSLCGDLTSVFRPYNGEHIPLPKAVERMPFLESIHKAKFAKLPDNFKNLDKAAIGEILKNPLRNPNLPQQEPGIKPANAIPYELYAHAAMDRVNKQLNIDFTAGNTFFGDKAKGAGFIVYSGDKNWNFTVDAGDTIDYKWPLADFKEGNYDLRVYSSNGFYRKYTGNAQDPEIAVSLRYQSEKDGRRVNGNILLHIRRLAKGNPIKLTITDNSYKKPVLKAVLNKNQEEIFIPIDLKASHSWYDFTVTAEKNDTYSQQFAGHVEHSKESFTDPLMGNP, encoded by the coding sequence ATGGAAAGCAGAAGAGATTTCATTAAGAAAGCGACCTTATTAACCGGTGCCCTTGGTGTTGCGGGTATATTACCGGCGTCGATACAAAGAGCTATGGCCATCGACCCTAAAGTAGGAAGCACCTTTTTAGATGCAGAACATGTCGTATTTCTGATGCAGGAAAACAGGTCATTTGACCATGCATTCGGTACGCTTAAAGGGGTGAGAGGATTTAACAATCCCAGAGCCATTACCCTGCCCAACCAATATCCGGTATGGCTGCAAAGCAATAAAAAAGGGGAAACCTATGCCCCTTTCAGATTAAACATCAAAGACACCAAAGCCACCTGGATGAGTGCACTTCCGCACTCCTGGGAAAATCAGGTAGATGCCCGTAACAACGGCCGCTATGACGGTTGGCTGGAGGCCAAAAGATCCGGACATAAAGCCTATGCAGATCTGCCCTTAACCATGGGTTATTACAACCGGGAAGATATACCTTTTTATTATTCCCTGGCGGATGCTTTTACGGTTTGCGATCATAATTTCTGTTCTGTGCTAACCGGAACAAGCCCTAACCGCTGTTTCTTCTGGACAGGTAAAATCAGGGAAAAGCAAGAGGAAAGTTCTCTTGCGCATCACTCTAACGACTATATTGATGGTTCAGAGCGGGTATCCTGGAGTACTTTTCCGGAACGTTTATCCAAACATGGGGTAGATTGGAAAATATACCAGAATGAGCTGAGTGTTGGTGTCGGTTTCGAAGATGAAGAAGATAGCTGGCTCTCCAATTTTACGGATAACGACATGGAGTTCTTTAAACAATATCATGTTAAAAGACATCCTGAGCATTTGGTTTACCTGCGTAAGGCTAAAACTGAACTGGAAACCAGATTAAAGGAAAAAGCAGATGCTAAACTTCAGGAGAAACTTCAGTTTGTAAGCAAAGAGATCGATTTCCTGGAGCAAAATCCACTGGAAAAATTAACTCCTGAACAACAGGACCTTCATAAAAGGGCTTTCGTAACCAATAGGAATGATCCTGATTTCCATACACTGGAGACACTGACTTACGATGACAATGGCACGCAAAGGACCACTAAAATTCCGAAAGGAGACGTATTGCATCAATTCCGTGCAGATGTTGATGCGGGCAAATTACCTACAGTTTCCTGGCTGGTGGCCCCTTCGAACTTTTCTGATCACCCCGGGGCACCCTGGTACGGTGCCTGGTATTTATCAGAATCTATAGATATTTTAACAAAGAATCCGGAGGTCTGGAAGAAAACCATTTTTATCCTTACTTACGATGAGAATGATGGTTATTTTGATCATCTGCCTCCTTTTGTGGCGCCAAACCCGAAAGATCCGACAAGCGGAAAAATATCAAAATCACTAGATAGCAGCGCGGAGTATATTTACAAAGGCGAAAACAGCGAAAGAGAAAGTTCGGTAGGCTTAGGTTTCCGGGTGCCGATGGTAGTGGTTTCTCCATGGTCAAGAGGTGGTTACGTTAATTCTCAGACCTTTGACCATACTTCTTCTATTCAGTTCCTGGAGCATTTTTTAACACATAAAACCGGTAAAAAGATCTATGAAGATAACATCAGTTCCTGGAGAAGAAGCTTATGCGGTGATTTAACCTCGGTTTTCAGGCCTTATAACGGAGAACATATTCCTTTACCAAAAGCAGTGGAAAGAATGCCATTTTTGGAAAGCATACACAAAGCTAAATTTGCCAAACTGCCTGATAACTTTAAAAATCTGGATAAAGCCGCTATAGGAGAAATTCTTAAAAATCCGCTACGTAATCCCAATTTGCCGCAGCAGGAACCAGGAATTAAACCCGCGAACGCCATTCCTTATGAGTTGTATGCCCATGCTGCAATGGATCGCGTAAACAAACAGTTAAACATTGATTTTACTGCAGGAAATACTTTTTTTGGAGATAAAGCCAAAGGTGCTGGCTTTATCGTTTACAGCGGGGATAAAAACTGGAATTTCACCGTAGATGCCGGTGATACCATCGATTACAAATGGCCCCTGGCTGATTTTAAAGAGGGAAATTATGATTTAAGGGTTTACAGTTCAAATGGTTTTTACCGCAAGTATACCGGTAATGCACAGGACCCCGAAATTGCAGTTTCTTTAAGATACCAGAGTGAGAAAGATGGCAGACGGGTAAATGGCAATATATTGCTGCACATCAGGCGCCTGGCCAAAGGCAATCCCATTAAATTAACCATAACGGACAACAGCTATAAGAAACCCGTTCTGAAAGCCGTTTTGAATAAAAATCAAGAGGAAATTTTCATTCCGATCGATCTTAAAGCAAGCCATAGCTGGTATGATTTCACCGTAACCGCGGAGAAAAATGATACCTATAGCCAACAGTTTGCAGGGCATGTAGAACATTCAAAAGAAAGTTTTACAGATCCTTTAATGGGTAATCCATAA
- a CDS encoding SusD/RagB family nutrient-binding outer membrane lipoprotein — MKKLIYSLLAGILLISSCKDQDLMNVDPNKPRQAHPQLLLTKVEWNAFRAFGGTSPLYATRMLIQTDGESEGQYFKWGRGDFAPYANLRDVTKMIEEADRIKDNSYVALAKFFRAYYFYNLTLTFGDIPYSQALKGESEQGYSPAYDSQKMVFISILRELDEANTMLKGINVPIEGDIIYKGNATKWRRLINAFRLKVLITLSKKENDTDLKVKETFAQIMQNELLLGTDAGNDGQLEFLDQEGNRYPEFNSSGFGSGMFMSATFIEQLQLRKDPRLFAYCAQTKVAKEAGKAIDDFSSYEGGDPAAPYAETSIKAAAGKVSKVNDRFPSEPVNEPMVLMGYAEQELIIAEAIVRNWISGDANTHYRNGVKASFKFYQSYLKGNISFYSEEKANEYLALPVNNFALSTSTPQKIEQIVTQKYLRTFFQSGWTAFYDQLRTGYPEFRRPQGVNVPYRWIYPQTEYDNNRTNVSQAIANQFGAGNDKIDQQVWWVK; from the coding sequence ATGAAAAAATTAATATATAGTCTTTTGGCAGGAATACTCCTGATCTCCTCATGTAAGGATCAGGATCTCATGAATGTAGACCCGAATAAACCCAGACAGGCACATCCTCAGTTGCTGCTAACAAAGGTAGAATGGAATGCCTTCCGTGCTTTTGGCGGCACCTCACCTTTATATGCAACGCGTATGCTCATACAAACCGATGGAGAAAGCGAGGGTCAGTACTTCAAATGGGGACGAGGAGATTTTGCTCCCTACGCCAACCTCAGAGATGTAACCAAAATGATTGAAGAAGCCGACCGGATTAAAGACAATTCCTATGTGGCACTCGCCAAATTCTTCCGTGCCTATTATTTCTATAATTTAACCCTGACTTTTGGAGACATCCCCTATTCACAAGCCTTGAAAGGAGAAAGCGAACAAGGTTACTCACCAGCTTACGATTCGCAAAAAATGGTATTTATCAGTATCCTTAGAGAACTTGATGAAGCCAATACCATGCTTAAAGGGATTAATGTACCTATTGAAGGCGACATTATTTATAAAGGAAATGCGACAAAATGGAGACGGCTGATCAATGCTTTCCGGTTAAAAGTGCTGATCACCCTGTCAAAAAAGGAAAACGATACAGACTTAAAAGTTAAAGAAACATTTGCTCAGATCATGCAGAATGAACTTCTTCTGGGTACAGATGCGGGGAACGATGGTCAGCTGGAATTTTTAGATCAGGAAGGAAATCGTTATCCTGAATTTAACTCCAGCGGATTCGGTTCAGGAATGTTCATGAGTGCTACCTTTATCGAACAGCTACAGCTCAGAAAAGATCCTCGCTTATTCGCATACTGCGCACAAACAAAAGTCGCGAAAGAGGCAGGAAAGGCTATTGACGACTTCAGTTCTTATGAAGGCGGAGATCCAGCTGCACCTTACGCAGAAACCAGTATAAAAGCCGCAGCGGGTAAAGTATCTAAAGTAAATGACCGCTTCCCAAGCGAACCGGTAAATGAGCCAATGGTATTAATGGGTTATGCTGAGCAGGAACTTATTATTGCAGAAGCAATCGTAAGAAACTGGATTTCGGGCGATGCCAATACGCATTATAGAAATGGAGTAAAAGCTTCTTTTAAATTCTATCAGAGCTATCTTAAAGGGAATATTTCCTTTTATTCGGAAGAGAAAGCCAATGAATATCTAGCGCTACCTGTAAATAACTTTGCACTTAGTACAAGCACCCCACAAAAAATAGAACAGATTGTTACCCAAAAATACCTGAGAACATTTTTTCAATCCGGATGGACTGCCTTTTATGATCAGCTCAGAACAGGTTATCCTGAATTCCGCAGGCCACAAGGCGTAAATGTTCCCTACCGCTGGATTTATCCGCAAACGGAATATGATAACAACAGAACCAATGTTTCCCAGGCAATCGCAAATCAGTTCGGTGCTGGTAATGACAAAATCGACCAACAGGTTTGGTGGGTAAAATAA
- a CDS encoding SusC/RagA family TonB-linked outer membrane protein, with protein MKGKLLLLSMLCLLLTKVTMAQNIIKGVVKDAGGAGIPGVSIKVINTPKATITDFDGKYTISAAADATLTFSYLGYISQNTNVDGKTQIDIVLQEDSKTLGEVVVTAIGIKQQKKKLGYATQEVKLDVLSESKTMNIGNALSGQVAGLTVSNPTGMFQPPSFSLRGKNPLIVIDGIPVETDFFDVSGDNIANINVLKGTTASALYGSRGKDGAILITTKNAEKDGLEININTNNMITAGFTVFPKTQTEYGNGSNGKYEFWDGEDGGISDGDMIWGPKFQPGVKIAQWNSPIRNKQTGETIPWWGNVKGTIYDDKSKYERVPTDWVRHDNLNDFLRPGIVTNNDFSVAYKTAKARFYVSGTYGFQRGQVPNTSLTTGGANFNSSFNLSKALQLDATLSYNKVSSPNYPRYGYGPKNHMYTILIWMGDDVNGKDLRDHMYVPGLEGYRQANYNYAWYNNPYFASEELTQAQNRNVINGQAKLRWQVTPDLSLQARASGREKKSFENMKSPKSYMNYGDSRNGDYKMWNNSQLNVDLDFLASYNKKISKDLNFTLNAGASTLNRDIQQEYASSDGLIVPYIYSLNNTQGPVQATNKLEQKSIRSVYGSANFDLFNAVYLNVTGRNDWSSTLTKENRSYFYPSASLSTMVSDYIQLPKAMDYLKVYTSWAKVSSDLDPYSVSPTYNKDITYDSTPSVGYPGGIINPNIKPAQSTSYEVGLSTSLAKRIGLEFTFYNVIDENQIIDLKTSEASGFVTRKVNGNKYRTQGLEIVGNFSAIKNKNFSWNIGANWSTSVKRITEIYNNQERFGDLRLNDRADSFYGTVWQKSASGEVILDANTGLPTKDNFNVNLGHKDPTWRLGLQNKFMIKGFDLNIDIDGAWGGVMRSVTIEKMWWGGKHPNSVEFRDAEYAAGKSIYVPNGVVVTGGELKRDVNGNVLSDTRTYKQNTTAVNWQTWSQIYPYQARVTEGENKKFANVFDRSFFKLRRISVGYDLAKIVKVGSLKSIHLSAYSYNPLMWKKMPLLDPDYGDDDNLQDPSARFIGFSLGIKL; from the coding sequence ATGAAAGGAAAACTACTATTATTGAGTATGCTTTGTCTACTTCTCACCAAGGTAACCATGGCACAAAACATCATTAAGGGAGTCGTAAAGGACGCCGGCGGTGCTGGCATTCCCGGAGTAAGTATCAAAGTGATCAACACACCCAAAGCTACCATCACCGACTTTGATGGTAAATACACGATCTCTGCTGCTGCAGATGCGACCCTGACTTTTAGTTATCTCGGTTATATTTCTCAAAACACCAATGTCGATGGAAAAACTCAGATAGATATCGTCCTGCAGGAAGACTCTAAAACCTTGGGCGAAGTCGTAGTTACGGCAATTGGTATCAAACAACAAAAGAAAAAGCTGGGCTATGCCACACAGGAAGTTAAGCTGGATGTATTGTCTGAATCGAAAACGATGAACATCGGGAACGCTTTATCCGGACAGGTTGCCGGATTAACAGTAAGTAATCCTACCGGTATGTTTCAGCCACCTTCTTTCTCTTTAAGGGGGAAAAATCCTTTAATTGTAATTGATGGTATTCCTGTAGAAACAGACTTTTTTGATGTTTCAGGTGATAACATTGCAAATATCAACGTCTTAAAAGGAACCACGGCTTCCGCTTTATACGGTTCAAGAGGTAAAGACGGGGCGATCCTGATCACCACAAAAAATGCAGAAAAAGATGGTCTTGAAATCAACATCAATACCAATAATATGATTACCGCCGGCTTTACTGTATTTCCAAAAACCCAAACGGAATATGGAAATGGTTCTAATGGAAAATATGAATTCTGGGATGGCGAGGATGGTGGGATCTCGGATGGCGATATGATCTGGGGACCAAAATTCCAGCCAGGTGTTAAAATTGCACAATGGAACAGCCCGATCAGAAATAAACAAACCGGAGAAACCATTCCATGGTGGGGTAACGTTAAGGGAACCATTTATGATGATAAATCCAAATATGAAAGGGTACCTACTGATTGGGTAAGACACGACAACCTGAATGATTTCCTCAGACCAGGAATCGTCACCAACAATGATTTTTCTGTTGCCTACAAAACGGCTAAAGCCCGTTTTTATGTATCCGGCACCTATGGTTTTCAAAGAGGTCAGGTACCCAATACCTCACTAACCACAGGTGGGGCAAACTTTAACTCTTCCTTTAATCTGAGCAAAGCTCTTCAGTTAGATGCAACTTTATCTTATAACAAGGTAAGTTCTCCCAACTATCCAAGATATGGTTACGGTCCTAAGAACCATATGTATACCATTTTAATCTGGATGGGTGATGATGTAAACGGGAAAGACCTCAGAGACCATATGTATGTTCCCGGTCTTGAAGGTTACAGACAGGCCAATTATAATTACGCCTGGTACAACAACCCTTACTTTGCTTCCGAAGAACTGACACAGGCTCAGAACAGGAACGTGATCAATGGTCAGGCAAAATTAAGATGGCAGGTAACACCCGACTTAAGTTTACAGGCCAGAGCGTCCGGAAGAGAAAAGAAATCTTTTGAAAACATGAAAAGTCCTAAGTCTTATATGAATTATGGCGATTCCAGAAATGGTGATTATAAGATGTGGAACAATTCTCAATTAAATGTCGATCTGGATTTCCTGGCTTCTTATAACAAAAAAATATCCAAAGATCTGAATTTCACGTTAAACGCAGGGGCATCAACCCTCAACAGGGATATCCAACAGGAATACGCCTCAAGTGATGGCTTGATTGTACCTTACATTTATAGTCTGAACAACACACAGGGTCCCGTACAGGCTACCAATAAACTGGAGCAGAAATCTATCCGAAGTGTTTATGGTTCTGCAAATTTTGACTTATTCAATGCAGTTTACCTGAATGTTACCGGTAGAAATGACTGGTCTTCCACGCTGACTAAAGAAAACAGGTCATATTTTTATCCATCTGCATCTTTGAGTACTATGGTATCCGATTATATCCAGCTGCCGAAAGCAATGGATTACCTGAAAGTTTATACCTCATGGGCTAAAGTATCCAGCGACCTTGATCCATACAGTGTCAGTCCTACTTACAACAAGGATATCACTTACGACTCTACACCATCTGTTGGGTATCCGGGAGGAATTATCAACCCTAACATTAAACCGGCCCAATCCACTTCTTATGAGGTTGGTCTATCTACATCACTGGCAAAGAGAATCGGTCTGGAATTCACTTTTTATAATGTAATTGATGAAAATCAGATCATCGACTTAAAAACTTCAGAGGCTTCCGGTTTTGTTACCCGCAAAGTAAATGGGAACAAATACAGAACCCAGGGTTTAGAGATTGTGGGTAATTTCAGTGCGATAAAAAACAAGAATTTCAGCTGGAATATTGGCGCAAACTGGAGTACTTCCGTAAAGAGGATTACAGAAATCTATAACAATCAGGAACGATTCGGAGACCTGAGACTCAACGACAGAGCAGATAGTTTTTACGGAACGGTATGGCAAAAAAGTGCTTCCGGAGAAGTTATTCTGGATGCAAATACCGGCTTACCAACAAAAGACAATTTTAATGTAAATCTTGGTCATAAAGACCCTACCTGGCGCCTTGGTCTGCAAAACAAGTTCATGATCAAAGGTTTTGACCTCAACATTGATATTGATGGCGCATGGGGTGGCGTGATGCGCTCCGTAACCATCGAGAAAATGTGGTGGGGCGGAAAACATCCAAATTCTGTTGAATTCAGAGATGCGGAGTATGCAGCAGGAAAATCAATCTATGTACCCAATGGTGTAGTGGTAACCGGTGGAGAACTTAAAAGAGACGTGAACGGAAATGTATTGTCCGATACCCGGACCTATAAGCAAAATACCACTGCTGTAAACTGGCAAACCTGGAGCCAGATTTATCCTTATCAGGCAAGGGTTACCGAAGGAGAAAACAAAAAATTTGCCAACGTTTTTGACCGCTCTTTCTTTAAACTAAGAAGAATATCTGTTGGATATGACCTGGCAAAAATTGTTAAAGTGGGCAGCTTAAAATCAATACACCTGTCTGCTTATAGCTATAACCCATTAATGTGGAAGAAAATGCCACTATTGGATCCGGATTACGGAGATGATGACAACCTGCAAGATCCATCAGCAAGATTTATAGGCTTCTCCCTGGGCATCAAACTTTAA